One region of Salinirubrum litoreum genomic DNA includes:
- a CDS encoding S8 family serine peptidase produces the protein MSNENDLSRRAVLQATVGAVGVAGTTGLASASPGELVEVNVGYRGGAGKQVVAGAASSVKRDFAFDAMTMEVPAEALNGLRQRPEIRYVEPNNQMRALAESTPWGIDRVDADLAIENGDTGEGADIAIIDTGIDADHPDLAPHLGDGTAYVSCDGCATAWDDDNGHGTHCAGTAAAVANTEGVVGVAPGATLHAVKVLAADGYGYYSDIAAGIEWTADRGYDVASLSLGGPSGSYTMQDAVQYATERGVTVVGAAGNDGPCSDCVIYPAAYPEVIAVSATNSYDSLAGFSSTGSEVELAAPGRSVYSTLPGGSYGYYSGTSMACPHVAGAAGQLMAAGYSNTETRDRLAGTAEDIGLSTNESGNGLLDVEAALADGTGDTPVAVSTGSASSVAETTATLSGTLDDLGGADSADVAFEYREAGTSGTTTTTATTETATGTVSADVSGLASGTDYEFRITATASDGDTDTGTFSSFTTVTADTSVVVSTDSASSITETTATLTGTVDDLGGADSADVSFEYGPAGGSLSNSVSAGTVSAAGSVSADVSGLSSGTDYEFRVAATASDGDTDTGGVAGFTTDADTSVVVSTDSASSVGENSATLAGSVDDLGGASSADVSFEYGPAGGNLSNSVSAGTVSAAGSVEASVSGLAASTDYEFRITATASDGDTDTGNLASFTTDADPSVAVTTDAESSVGETTATLNATVDTLGGASSADVTFEYGPAGEGLSNSVSGGTVSSTGSVSASVSGLSAGTGYEYRAVADASDGDTDTGGVEAFTTDSQPTESAPTVEGISTSARSNPALARFRVNWTVADADGDLSTVEVTLADRTGVVASDTTSVSGGSASATSKLKTHAKATTFDLTVTVTDRAGNTSSRSTTVSR, from the coding sequence ATGTCGAACGAGAACGACCTTTCGCGGCGGGCGGTGTTGCAGGCGACAGTCGGCGCAGTCGGGGTCGCAGGGACGACCGGACTGGCGTCGGCGTCGCCCGGTGAGCTGGTCGAAGTCAACGTCGGGTATCGCGGCGGTGCTGGCAAGCAGGTTGTCGCCGGGGCCGCGTCGTCGGTGAAGCGCGACTTCGCCTTCGACGCGATGACGATGGAAGTGCCGGCCGAGGCACTGAACGGACTCCGACAGCGACCCGAGATTCGCTACGTCGAACCGAACAACCAGATGCGGGCGCTGGCCGAGTCCACCCCGTGGGGCATCGACCGGGTGGACGCCGACCTCGCCATCGAGAACGGCGACACCGGCGAGGGTGCCGATATCGCTATCATCGACACGGGCATCGACGCCGACCACCCCGATCTGGCACCACACCTCGGCGACGGGACCGCGTACGTCTCCTGTGACGGCTGTGCGACCGCGTGGGACGACGACAACGGCCACGGGACCCACTGTGCCGGGACCGCCGCCGCAGTCGCCAACACCGAGGGCGTCGTCGGCGTCGCACCCGGTGCGACGCTCCACGCCGTGAAGGTCCTCGCGGCAGACGGCTACGGCTACTACTCCGACATCGCGGCCGGCATCGAGTGGACCGCCGATCGAGGCTACGACGTGGCGAGCCTGAGTCTCGGCGGTCCCTCGGGGTCGTACACGATGCAAGACGCGGTCCAGTACGCGACAGAGCGCGGCGTCACGGTCGTCGGCGCGGCCGGCAACGACGGCCCGTGCTCGGACTGTGTGATCTACCCGGCGGCGTACCCCGAGGTGATCGCCGTCTCCGCGACGAACAGCTACGACAGCCTCGCCGGCTTCTCCTCGACCGGGTCGGAGGTCGAACTCGCCGCGCCGGGTCGGAGCGTCTACTCGACGCTCCCCGGCGGGAGCTACGGCTACTACTCGGGCACCTCGATGGCCTGCCCGCACGTCGCGGGCGCGGCCGGCCAACTGATGGCCGCCGGCTACTCGAACACCGAGACCCGCGACCGACTCGCCGGCACGGCCGAGGACATCGGTCTGTCCACGAACGAGAGCGGGAACGGCCTGCTCGACGTGGAGGCCGCCCTCGCCGACGGCACCGGCGACACGCCGGTCGCGGTCTCGACCGGATCGGCCTCGTCGGTCGCCGAGACGACCGCCACCCTCTCCGGCACACTCGACGACCTCGGCGGGGCCGACTCCGCCGACGTGGCCTTCGAGTACCGCGAGGCGGGCACGAGTGGGACGACCACCACGACCGCCACGACCGAGACCGCGACCGGGACCGTCTCCGCCGACGTGTCCGGTCTCGCCTCGGGCACCGACTACGAGTTCCGCATCACGGCGACCGCCTCCGACGGCGACACCGACACCGGGACGTTCTCGTCGTTCACGACGGTCACGGCCGACACATCGGTCGTCGTCAGCACCGACTCGGCCTCGTCGATCACGGAGACGACCGCCACGCTCACCGGCACCGTCGACGACCTCGGCGGCGCGGACTCGGCCGACGTGAGCTTCGAGTACGGCCCGGCGGGTGGGAGCCTGTCGAACTCGGTCTCCGCCGGCACGGTCTCGGCGGCCGGATCGGTCTCGGCAGACGTGTCCGGTCTCTCGTCCGGGACGGACTACGAGTTCCGCGTCGCCGCGACCGCCTCCGACGGTGACACGGACACCGGCGGCGTCGCCGGCTTCACCACCGACGCGGACACCTCGGTCGTCGTCTCGACCGACTCGGCCTCGTCGGTCGGCGAGAACAGCGCCACGCTGGCCGGGTCGGTCGACGACCTCGGCGGCGCGTCCTCCGCCGACGTGAGTTTCGAGTACGGCCCGGCGGGCGGAAACTTGTCGAACTCGGTCTCCGCCGGCACGGTCTCGGCGGCCGGCAGCGTCGAGGCGTCGGTGTCCGGACTCGCTGCGAGTACGGACTACGAGTTCCGCATCACGGCGACTGCCTCCGACGGCGACACCGACACCGGGAACCTCGCGTCGTTCACCACAGACGCCGACCCCTCGGTCGCGGTCACGACCGACGCCGAGTCCTCGGTCGGCGAGACGACTGCGACCCTGAACGCGACGGTCGACACCCTCGGCGGCGCGTCCTCGGCCGACGTGACCTTCGAGTACGGACCCGCAGGCGAGGGGCTGTCGAACTCGGTGTCGGGCGGCACCGTGTCCAGCACTGGCTCTGTCTCGGCGTCGGTGTCCGGGCTCTCGGCGGGGACGGGCTACGAGTACCGGGCGGTCGCCGACGCCTCCGACGGCGACACCGACACCGGTGGCGTCGAGGCGTTCACCACCGACAGCCAGCCGACCGAGTCCGCACCGACCGTCGAGGGCATCTCGACGAGCGCACGGAGCAACCCGGCGCTGGCCCGGTTCCGCGTCAACTGGACGGTCGCGGACGCCGACGGCGACCTCTCGACTGTCGAGGTCACACTCGCAGACAGGACCGGCGTCGTCGCCAGCGACACGACCAGCGTCTCCGGCGGGAGCGCCAGTGCGACCTCGAAGCTCAAGACTCACGCGAAGGCCACCACCTTCGACCTCACCGTGACGGTCACCGACCGCGCGGGCAACACGAGTTCGCGGTCGACGACGGTCTCGCGGTAA
- a CDS encoding PGF-CTERM sorting domain-containing protein — MRRRLLAGLALGVMLMLSGCATVSVHSDVAGDSSISEYRIDVNTTTTVYSLLNDRAESAGYENFSSQLRAGINESNAESVTVDSAIEGEQVQFTLVATGYDPVSNENLNVTTEDGTLVYSDTTFYNASQSTDFDAGVGSDLEMRYTVEMPNDVDTARGADSVNGSEATYSASGPDAFSETQVYVTSEASAVPVPGFGVTVAVVAVLGAALLLRRGRN; from the coding sequence GTGCGACGACGACTGCTCGCCGGGCTTGCACTCGGTGTCATGCTCATGCTGTCGGGCTGTGCGACCGTCTCGGTCCACTCGGACGTGGCGGGCGACAGCAGCATCTCGGAGTACCGAATCGACGTGAACACGACGACGACGGTCTACAGTCTGCTGAACGACCGGGCGGAGTCGGCCGGCTACGAGAACTTCTCCTCACAGCTCCGTGCCGGTATCAACGAGAGCAACGCCGAGTCGGTGACGGTCGACTCGGCCATCGAGGGCGAGCAGGTGCAGTTCACGCTGGTCGCCACCGGCTACGATCCGGTGTCGAACGAGAACCTGAACGTCACGACCGAGGACGGCACACTCGTCTACAGCGACACGACGTTCTACAACGCCTCCCAGTCGACCGACTTCGACGCCGGCGTCGGCTCCGACCTGGAGATGCGCTACACCGTCGAGATGCCGAACGACGTCGACACGGCTCGGGGTGCCGACTCGGTCAACGGGAGCGAGGCGACCTACAGCGCCTCCGGACCGGACGCCTTCTCCGAGACGCAGGTGTACGTGACGAGCGAGGCGTCGGCGGTGCCGGTGCCGGGCTTCGGCGTCACCGTGGCGGTGGTGGCAGTGCTGGGCGCGGCGCTGTTGCTCCGGCGCGGGCGGAACTGA
- a CDS encoding DUF357 domain-containing protein: MTADLVEKTDRYEGMLAEALSVAEVAVPAGTPLADAAAECLEMAESYLEDGRHFRESDDLVNALASFSYGYGWLDAGVRMGLFAVPAETELFTV; the protein is encoded by the coding sequence ATGACCGCCGATCTGGTGGAGAAGACGGACCGGTACGAGGGGATGCTCGCGGAGGCGCTGTCGGTCGCGGAGGTCGCGGTCCCGGCGGGGACGCCACTGGCCGACGCGGCGGCGGAGTGTCTGGAGATGGCCGAGTCGTACCTCGAAGACGGCCGGCACTTCCGGGAGTCGGACGACCTCGTGAACGCGCTGGCGTCGTTCTCGTACGGCTACGGGTGGCTGGACGCCGGGGTTCGGATGGGGCTGTTCGCGGTGCCTGCCGAGACGGAGTTGTTCACCGTCTGA
- a CDS encoding NAD(P)/FAD-dependent oxidoreductase, translating to MTEDTETGAAETDGGVVEHRRLIVAGTGIAGLTAAIYAARSNNDPLVFEGDEPGGQLTLTTEVDNYPGFPEGISGPELITDMKSQAKRFGAETKNGVIASVDDATRPFRVELTNGDVYTADAVIAASGASARTLGIPGEDELMGYGLSTCATCDGAFFRGEDIVVIGGGDAAMEEANFLTKFADTVYLIHRREEFRAEDYWIDRVQEKVDAGEIEIMRNTEALELHGTPEDGVDHVTLARHPDGHPKEKLDDPEFADEVEVFDFDAGAVFYAIGHTPNTEYLQGTGVEMDDEGYLQTAGGFDGGQTATAVPGIFGAGDVVDYHYQQAITAGGMGCKAAIDADDYLESEVGAESQASEPAAAESDD from the coding sequence ATGACCGAGGACACGGAGACCGGAGCCGCCGAAACCGACGGCGGCGTCGTGGAGCACCGACGACTGATCGTCGCCGGGACGGGCATCGCGGGACTGACGGCGGCCATCTACGCCGCGCGGTCGAACAACGACCCACTCGTCTTCGAGGGCGACGAACCCGGCGGCCAGTTGACCCTCACGACCGAGGTGGACAACTACCCCGGCTTCCCCGAGGGCATCTCCGGGCCGGAACTGATCACCGACATGAAGTCACAGGCGAAGCGCTTCGGCGCGGAGACGAAGAACGGCGTGATCGCGTCGGTCGACGACGCCACGCGCCCCTTCCGCGTCGAGTTGACGAACGGCGACGTCTACACCGCCGACGCCGTCATCGCGGCCTCCGGTGCGAGCGCCCGGACGCTCGGCATCCCCGGCGAGGACGAACTGATGGGCTACGGGCTCTCGACGTGTGCGACCTGTGACGGCGCGTTCTTCCGGGGCGAGGACATCGTCGTCATCGGCGGCGGCGACGCCGCGATGGAGGAGGCCAACTTCTTGACGAAGTTCGCCGACACCGTCTACCTGATCCACCGCCGCGAGGAGTTCCGCGCGGAGGACTACTGGATCGACCGCGTGCAGGAGAAGGTCGACGCGGGGGAGATCGAGATCATGCGCAACACGGAGGCACTCGAACTCCACGGCACGCCCGAGGACGGCGTCGACCACGTCACGCTCGCTCGGCACCCAGACGGCCACCCGAAGGAGAAACTGGACGACCCCGAGTTCGCCGACGAGGTCGAGGTGTTCGACTTCGACGCGGGCGCGGTGTTCTACGCCATCGGGCACACGCCGAACACGGAGTACCTCCAGGGAACGGGAGTCGAGATGGACGACGAGGGCTACCTGCAGACCGCCGGCGGCTTCGACGGCGGGCAGACCGCGACCGCCGTGCCGGGCATCTTCGGCGCGGGCGACGTGGTGGACTACCACTACCAGCAGGCCATCACCGCCGGCGGCATGGGCTGTAAGGCCGCCATCGACGCCGACGACTACCTGGAGAGCGAGGTCGGCGCAGAGTCACAAGCGAGCGAACCGGCGGCCGCCGAGTCGGACGACTGA
- a CDS encoding DUF7545 family protein, translated as MVDTEAYTIEAPDGSTEAVELPEGLVDLLSEQGESKESVVADITLLAFAQRAHALVHHSQGDVTEDVAAIGEKAEELFEERFGVSFAEATGHQH; from the coding sequence ATGGTCGACACCGAGGCGTACACCATCGAAGCACCGGACGGCAGCACCGAGGCGGTCGAACTCCCCGAGGGACTCGTCGACCTGCTCTCAGAGCAGGGCGAGTCGAAGGAGTCGGTCGTCGCGGACATCACCCTGCTCGCCTTCGCCCAGCGTGCCCACGCGCTGGTCCACCACTCGCAGGGCGACGTGACCGAGGACGTCGCGGCGATCGGCGAGAAGGCCGAAGAACTGTTCGAGGAGCGCTTCGGCGTCTCCTTCGCGGAAGCGACCGGCCACCAGCACTGA
- a CDS encoding alpha/beta fold hydrolase: protein METVTHHGRRTAYRHSDRGGAGPTTLFVHGSGGSHAVWKSQFRLSDEFPVAAVDLSGHGDSEDVDAEAGYTALSAYVDDVLAVAEAVDAEVLVGNSLGGAVLLTMALERDYDPAGLVLAGTGAKLSVLDDLLSWLADDFDRAVDFLHEPDHLLHDPDEATLAVSRAGMRDAGRSVTERDFLSCHTFDVRGELGGIETPALALVGEHDRLTPPAYHEYLADEMPNCEYAEVADAAHLAMLEAPDAFNDRLSSFVAGL from the coding sequence ATGGAGACAGTCACGCACCACGGGCGTCGGACGGCCTACCGCCACTCGGACCGGGGCGGGGCGGGACCGACCACGCTGTTCGTCCACGGGAGCGGCGGGTCACACGCGGTCTGGAAGTCGCAGTTCCGCCTGTCGGACGAGTTCCCGGTCGCCGCCGTGGACCTCTCGGGGCACGGCGACAGTGAGGATGTGGACGCCGAAGCGGGGTACACGGCGCTGTCGGCGTACGTAGACGACGTCCTGGCGGTGGCCGAGGCGGTCGACGCCGAGGTGCTGGTCGGCAACTCGCTCGGTGGGGCGGTCCTGCTGACGATGGCACTGGAACGTGACTACGACCCGGCGGGGCTGGTGCTGGCCGGGACGGGCGCGAAACTCTCCGTGCTGGACGACCTGCTCTCGTGGCTCGCGGACGACTTCGACCGCGCGGTCGACTTTCTCCACGAACCGGACCACCTGCTCCACGACCCCGACGAGGCGACGCTCGCGGTCTCCCGCGCCGGGATGCGCGACGCGGGTCGGTCGGTCACGGAACGCGACTTCCTGTCGTGTCACACCTTCGACGTTCGGGGGGAACTCGGCGGCATCGAGACGCCCGCGCTCGCACTGGTCGGGGAGCACGACCGGTTGACACCCCCCGCGTACCACGAGTATCTCGCCGACGAGATGCCGAACTGCGAGTACGCCGAGGTGGCCGACGCGGCACACCTGGCGATGCTGGAGGCTCCCGACGCGTTCAACGATCGTCTCTCGTCGTTCGTCGCCGGTCTGTGA
- a CDS encoding Hsp20/alpha crystallin family protein, producing MSTHQFARRDDRFLRRYEYDDSWVVAGDLGVADDAVSVDVVGTTAIVVIDDGERVSETEFELPGPDAEVSINNGVLTVTVRK from the coding sequence ATGAGCACCCACCAGTTCGCACGCCGTGACGACCGTTTCCTCCGCCGGTACGAGTACGACGACAGCTGGGTCGTCGCAGGCGACCTCGGTGTCGCCGACGACGCAGTCAGCGTGGACGTCGTGGGGACGACCGCCATCGTCGTCATCGACGACGGCGAACGCGTCTCCGAGACCGAGTTCGAGCTTCCCGGCCCGGACGCCGAGGTCTCGATCAACAACGGCGTGCTGACCGTCACCGTCCGGAAGTAA
- a CDS encoding CDC48 family AAA ATPase: MKLIVKPLKQKDAGRQLAAIDKQATEEMGLEAGDFVRIEGREGTALARVWPGYPEDRGTGVVRIDGRLRQQADVGIDDRVEVTKADVQPARKVTIALPQRLGIRGNIDTLIRRELGGQPVTSGQTVKLPFGFGFMAGGGQSIPLKIASTDPSGTVVINQDTTVEISKKPAEQIRGGEAAGGAGGEGPSVTYEDIGGLENELEQVREMIELPMRHPELFKRLGIEPPKGVLLHGPPGTGKTLIAKAVANEIDAHFHTISGPEIMSKYYGESEEQLREVFEEAEENAPAIIFMDELDSIAAKREEAGGDVERRVVAQLLSLMDGLEERGQVVVIGATNRVDAIDPALRRGGRFDREIEVGVPDREGRKEILQVHTRGMPLAESVSLDEYADNTHGFVGADLETLTKESAMNALRRIRPQFDLDDEEIDAEILESLEVTDDDMKDALKGIEPSALREVFVEVPDVTWEDVGGLEGTKERLRETIQWPLEYPEVFQQMDMQAAKGVLLYGPPGTGKTLLAKAVANESESNFISVKGPELLNKFVGESEKGVREIFSKARQNAPTVIFFDEIDAIATERGRNSGDSGVSERVVSQLLTELDGLEALEDVVVIATTNRPDLIDSALLRPGRLDRHVHVPVPDEEARRAIFQVHTESKPLADDVDLDSLARRTDGYVGADIEALCREASMAASREFVNSVSKEEIGESVGNVRVTMAHFEDALDEVGPSVNDRTRERYDEIEEQFKRSDFRQQEAEVSRTFQ; this comes from the coding sequence ATGAAACTCATCGTCAAACCACTGAAGCAGAAGGACGCGGGCCGACAACTCGCAGCGATCGACAAGCAAGCGACCGAGGAGATGGGCCTCGAGGCGGGCGACTTCGTCCGCATCGAGGGCCGCGAGGGGACCGCCCTCGCGCGCGTCTGGCCCGGCTACCCCGAGGACCGGGGCACCGGCGTCGTCCGCATCGACGGCCGACTCCGCCAGCAGGCCGACGTCGGCATCGACGACCGCGTCGAGGTGACGAAAGCCGACGTGCAACCGGCCCGCAAGGTCACCATCGCGCTCCCCCAGCGACTCGGCATCCGGGGCAACATCGACACGCTGATTCGGCGTGAACTGGGCGGTCAGCCCGTCACCAGCGGCCAGACCGTCAAACTCCCGTTCGGCTTCGGCTTCATGGCCGGCGGCGGCCAGTCGATCCCGCTGAAGATCGCGTCGACCGACCCCTCCGGGACGGTCGTCATCAACCAGGACACCACCGTCGAGATCAGCAAGAAGCCCGCCGAGCAGATCCGCGGCGGCGAGGCCGCGGGCGGTGCCGGCGGCGAGGGTCCCTCGGTGACCTACGAGGACATCGGCGGCCTGGAGAACGAACTCGAACAGGTCCGGGAGATGATCGAACTCCCGATGCGCCACCCGGAACTGTTCAAACGGCTCGGCATCGAACCGCCGAAGGGCGTGCTCCTGCACGGCCCGCCGGGCACCGGCAAGACGCTGATCGCCAAGGCCGTCGCCAACGAGATCGACGCCCACTTCCACACCATCTCCGGCCCGGAGATCATGTCGAAGTACTACGGCGAGTCCGAGGAACAGCTCCGTGAGGTGTTCGAGGAGGCCGAGGAGAACGCCCCCGCGATCATCTTCATGGACGAACTCGACTCCATCGCGGCCAAGCGCGAGGAGGCCGGCGGCGACGTGGAACGCCGCGTCGTCGCCCAACTGCTCTCGCTGATGGACGGACTCGAAGAACGCGGGCAGGTCGTCGTCATCGGCGCGACCAACCGCGTGGACGCCATCGATCCCGCCCTGCGCCGTGGCGGGCGCTTCGACCGCGAGATCGAGGTCGGCGTCCCGGACCGCGAAGGCCGGAAAGAGATCCTCCAAGTCCACACGCGCGGGATGCCACTCGCCGAGTCTGTCAGTCTCGACGAGTACGCCGACAACACCCACGGGTTCGTCGGGGCCGACCTGGAGACGCTGACGAAGGAGTCGGCGATGAACGCGCTCCGGCGCATCCGCCCGCAGTTCGACCTGGACGACGAGGAGATCGACGCCGAGATCCTCGAGTCGCTGGAGGTCACCGACGACGACATGAAAGACGCGCTGAAGGGGATCGAACCTTCGGCGCTCCGCGAGGTGTTCGTCGAGGTGCCCGACGTGACGTGGGAGGACGTCGGCGGGTTGGAGGGGACCAAAGAACGCCTCCGCGAGACGATCCAGTGGCCGCTGGAGTACCCCGAGGTGTTCCAGCAGATGGACATGCAGGCCGCGAAGGGCGTGCTCCTCTACGGCCCGCCGGGGACCGGGAAGACCCTGCTGGCGAAGGCCGTCGCCAACGAGTCCGAGTCGAACTTCATCTCGGTGAAGGGGCCGGAACTGCTGAACAAGTTCGTCGGGGAGTCCGAGAAGGGCGTCCGCGAGATCTTCAGCAAGGCCCGCCAGAACGCGCCGACCGTCATCTTCTTCGACGAGATCGACGCGATCGCCACCGAGCGCGGCCGCAACTCGGGCGACTCGGGCGTCTCCGAGCGCGTCGTCTCCCAGCTCCTGACCGAGTTGGACGGGCTCGAAGCCCTCGAAGACGTGGTCGTGATCGCCACGACGAACCGGCCGGACCTGATCGACTCGGCGCTCCTGCGACCCGGTCGACTGGACCGGCACGTCCACGTCCCGGTGCCCGACGAGGAGGCCCGGCGTGCGATCTTCCAGGTCCACACCGAGTCGAAGCCGCTGGCCGACGACGTGGATCTGGATTCGCTGGCCCGCCGGACCGACGGCTACGTCGGTGCCGACATCGAGGCGCTCTGCCGCGAGGCGTCGATGGCCGCCAGCCGCGAGTTCGTCAACAGCGTCTCGAAGGAGGAGATCGGCGAGTCGGTCGGCAACGTCCGGGTCACGATGGCTCACTTCGAGGACGCACTGGACGAGGTCGGTCCCTCGGTGAACGACCGGACGCGGGAACGCTACGACGAGATCGAAGAGCAGTTCAAGCGCTCCGACTTCCGCCAGCAGGAAGCCGAGGTCAGTCGGACGTTCCAGTGA
- a CDS encoding winged helix-turn-helix domain-containing protein, which yields MTTDEGPDEASMLTPEEAFSVLGDDTRLGILQVLGEADEPLGFSDLFDRVEYDDPPNFNYHLKKLLGHFVDKTDSGYCLRQAGQRVVQAVLSGAVTEAPTLDQTPIDRACQHCGHSPIEVEYREEQVGMYCTQCAGQYGDTNDVDTFDSSKDAERIGYVHLPPAGVHGRTPAEMTEAAFIWTVAQTQALHRGVCPRCSAPVSDSVTVCETHEPTDGRCDRCDRRYAAVVHCRCENCPFELGGSAIGSLHTEPDLLAFLFGHGFDPFSSPFPSTINAASFEEELLGTEPLELQFRFTIGDDVLALTVDESLDVIESTTSKASTDRVQ from the coding sequence ATGACGACCGACGAGGGCCCCGACGAAGCGTCGATGCTGACGCCCGAAGAGGCGTTCTCGGTGCTGGGCGACGACACACGCCTCGGGATCTTACAGGTACTCGGGGAAGCGGACGAACCGCTCGGCTTCTCGGATCTGTTCGACCGGGTGGAGTACGACGACCCGCCGAACTTCAACTACCACCTCAAGAAACTCCTCGGCCACTTCGTCGACAAGACTGACAGCGGGTACTGCCTTCGACAGGCCGGACAGCGCGTCGTCCAGGCAGTGCTCTCGGGGGCGGTCACCGAAGCGCCGACCCTCGACCAGACCCCGATCGACAGAGCGTGTCAACACTGTGGACACTCGCCGATCGAGGTCGAGTACCGGGAAGAACAGGTCGGGATGTACTGCACGCAGTGCGCCGGACAGTACGGCGATACGAACGACGTGGATACGTTTGATTCCTCGAAGGACGCCGAGCGCATCGGCTACGTCCACCTTCCGCCGGCGGGAGTTCACGGGCGAACGCCCGCCGAGATGACCGAGGCGGCGTTCATCTGGACCGTCGCACAGACACAGGCACTCCACAGAGGGGTCTGTCCCCGATGTTCGGCTCCGGTCAGTGACTCGGTGACCGTCTGTGAGACACACGAACCTACCGACGGACGCTGTGATCGATGCGATCGTCGGTACGCGGCCGTCGTGCACTGTCGGTGTGAGAACTGCCCGTTCGAACTCGGCGGCTCTGCTATCGGGTCGCTCCACACCGAACCAGACCTGCTGGCGTTCCTCTTCGGCCACGGCTTCGATCCGTTTTCGTCCCCGTTTCCGTCGACGATCAACGCCGCTTCCTTCGAGGAGGAACTCCTCGGGACCGAGCCACTCGAGTTGCAGTTCAGGTTTACCATCGGTGACGACGTCCTCGCATTGACCGTCGACGAGAGTCTAGACGTGATCGAGTCCACGACGAGCAAAGCATCGACGGATCGGGTGCAGTAG